In one window of Candidatus Binatia bacterium DNA:
- a CDS encoding tetratricopeptide repeat protein: MSTPSLAQQNATIEALLEREQYAEALPPAKDALFREITEGPTHDICTAYFNLALAYQRTGEHQLAEACYKQVLKLEAALLGIEHANYSDTLDHLANLYLEMGRYADAEEKLRRIQTRDSFDAMRIYALLGIALHKQGKKKEADEAFLRSDSSAGHVGLPCSLLRHHTRGAGWPPARFA; the protein is encoded by the coding sequence ATGAGCACGCCTAGCCTCGCCCAGCAAAACGCAACTATCGAAGCCCTTCTGGAGAGAGAACAATACGCAGAGGCACTGCCTCCGGCCAAAGACGCCCTCTTTCGCGAGATCACCGAAGGCCCCACCCACGACATCTGCACGGCGTACTTCAATCTCGCCCTCGCCTACCAGCGAACAGGCGAACACCAACTGGCCGAGGCTTGCTACAAACAGGTCCTGAAGCTCGAGGCCGCACTGCTGGGCATCGAGCATGCGAATTACTCGGACACGCTCGATCATCTTGCCAACCTGTATCTGGAAATGGGTCGCTATGCCGACGCCGAGGAGAAATTGCGGCGGATCCAGACCCGGGACAGTTTCGACGCCATGCGAATCTACGCCTTGCTGGGCATCGCCCTGCACAAACAGGGCAAGAAAAAAGAAGCAGACGAGGCCTTCCTGCGATCCGATAGCTCCGCGGGGCACGTCGGACTTCCCTGCAGCCTCTTGCGACACCACACTCGGGGCGCAGGCTGGCCCCCTGCGCGATTCGCCTAG
- a CDS encoding 3'-5' exonuclease, translated as MRITAAMSEEPAGLGPVLERWQLEKAKAADFPSTVADGLRQLLDDDEVRVRDPLTEEVRAVEPRDVAIICRRGEKALGVANALEDAGIPANVERKRLVDTHECAVVLAGLALWVDPKDSLALAELARLLGGSDPDEWLSELLSPVGDADLAAQAALAQLPKSVEELRARQDEASIAGLPAAIERVVEILELRELCLSWGNAEQRLANLDALRAYGVRFAEETISSGGVPTIPGLLDHLARQDSRDEKDRSDMQGVPVDRPGVTVMTYHAAKGLEWPVVILLETDWSRDPQILGVSLSWNEEISMSLDSPRAGRSARYWPNPYSRNTKNSLFHEKANDHPDARAARERAEKEALRVLYVGWTRARDRLVLASEADKLDKGMLGHLATTALAEPTETSAREEGGEVLEGSVNWGGGQSIRIPLRTGAIRSPQRPEPRPGRGPVAAGRASFSPARIPASEIRAAGEVKDQVALGSAIALAGSPDMRDLGEALHGFLAVDRPGYATELRQQLARDLLGRWCVADTLSVDSLLEVGDRLVEFVRERWPEARWHRELPLQMRRDDGTVVAGIADLVLETADECVVIDHKSFPGGLSEDPERVEEFSGQLGAYVSIMSRACPGKELSAWVHQGIAGKMVRLR; from the coding sequence GTGCGGATTACCGCAGCCATGTCCGAGGAGCCGGCAGGGTTGGGCCCGGTTCTGGAACGCTGGCAACTGGAGAAGGCCAAGGCTGCCGACTTTCCATCGACCGTCGCCGACGGATTGCGGCAACTTCTGGATGACGACGAGGTTCGGGTCCGGGATCCGTTGACTGAGGAGGTCCGTGCCGTGGAGCCTCGTGACGTGGCGATCATCTGTCGGCGCGGGGAGAAGGCATTGGGTGTGGCGAATGCCCTCGAAGACGCCGGGATCCCGGCCAATGTCGAGCGCAAGCGGCTGGTCGATACCCACGAGTGTGCGGTGGTACTGGCGGGGCTCGCACTCTGGGTGGACCCGAAGGATTCGCTGGCTCTTGCGGAATTGGCGCGCTTGCTGGGGGGCAGTGATCCGGACGAATGGCTGTCCGAACTGCTGTCGCCTGTTGGCGATGCCGACTTGGCCGCGCAGGCCGCTCTGGCGCAATTGCCGAAATCTGTCGAAGAACTCCGGGCACGGCAGGATGAAGCCTCGATCGCGGGATTGCCGGCAGCGATCGAGCGGGTTGTGGAGATTCTGGAATTGCGCGAGCTGTGCCTGTCCTGGGGTAACGCCGAGCAGAGATTGGCGAACCTGGATGCCCTGCGGGCCTACGGCGTCCGATTTGCGGAAGAGACGATTTCAAGCGGCGGCGTTCCGACGATTCCGGGTCTGCTGGACCATCTTGCTCGGCAGGATTCTCGCGACGAGAAGGATCGCAGCGACATGCAAGGCGTGCCGGTCGATCGCCCCGGTGTGACGGTGATGACCTATCATGCGGCGAAAGGCCTTGAGTGGCCGGTGGTGATTCTGCTGGAAACCGACTGGAGCAGGGACCCACAGATCCTTGGAGTGTCGCTGTCCTGGAATGAGGAGATATCGATGAGCCTGGATTCTCCTCGCGCAGGTCGCAGTGCGCGCTATTGGCCCAATCCCTATTCCAGGAATACGAAAAACTCGCTGTTTCACGAAAAGGCCAACGATCATCCGGACGCGAGGGCCGCGCGCGAGAGAGCCGAGAAGGAGGCGCTCCGCGTTCTTTACGTCGGGTGGACGCGCGCCCGCGATCGTCTGGTTCTGGCCAGCGAGGCGGACAAGCTGGACAAGGGCATGCTGGGCCACCTGGCAACGACGGCCCTTGCTGAGCCCACAGAAACGAGCGCGCGCGAAGAAGGCGGCGAGGTTCTCGAAGGCTCGGTCAACTGGGGCGGCGGGCAGTCAATTCGAATACCGCTGCGCACAGGCGCGATCCGCTCACCCCAACGCCCCGAACCCCGGCCGGGCCGTGGACCCGTGGCTGCGGGCCGCGCCAGCTTTTCGCCGGCGCGCATTCCTGCTTCCGAGATCCGCGCGGCGGGCGAGGTCAAGGATCAGGTGGCTCTGGGTTCTGCGATCGCGTTGGCCGGAAGCCCGGATATGCGTGATCTGGGAGAGGCGTTGCACGGTTTTCTCGCGGTCGATCGTCCCGGCTATGCAACCGAGCTGCGTCAGCAACTGGCGCGTGACCTTCTGGGTCGCTGGTGCGTGGCCGATACCCTCTCGGTGGACTCGCTGCTGGAGGTGGGAGATCGGCTCGTAGAGTTTGTGCGGGAGCGCTGGCCCGAGGCCCGGTGGCATCGGGAACTTCCGCTGCAGATGCGACGCGACGACGGCACGGTGGTTGCGGGCATCGCGGACCTGGTTCTCGAGACCGCCGACGAATGTGTCGTGATCGACCACAAAAGCTTCCCGGGTGGACTGAGTGAGGACCCGGAGCGGGTCGAGGAGTTCAGTGGCCAGCTGGGGGCCTACGTCTCGATCATGTCGCGGGCCTGTCCGGGCAAGGAACTTTCGGCTTGGGTCCACCAGGGGATTGCGGGGAAGATGGTGCGGCTGCGGTAG
- a CDS encoding PD-(D/E)XK nuclease family protein — MKVVYDPAFDGGTWPGPVLTDGVSVGEFRVGPQGLLSLLELHLGLGGRTTATAARVAAIAAMVEDTEGFWSASADADLFATARRLLEQRDLLRLAGWQGQSFTDRLGALAQVTDSAAPGWPDRIAAVLDRLRDLGESVGAICDEVVVLEPTDDQPGLWQELFVALGEHTRVRRETPAKAAATGDLSAVREGTGNVAVAGDGSVQLVRAHGPLRAADDIAAWLASLGPTEIDHTLIIGADATLDRALARHGLPVVGAPSDSSDVPLLQILPLALSLIWAPADPQRALELLSLPQSPVPGGLRHRLARALGEWPSTRSDDWKTALEQGLAGIPEPRRERVARRIDVLFGARTERDSECSLEEIENRVDVIAGWARSQLAFMERGEKLDATQEDSPQPDNLRAVISSSVPAWGALLGQLRIFGELLTATKASMFSSAELGRLLSAATAAVSLPADNRAESGFISVREPGAVTAPVRRIVWWQCTASTWSEPARAGIPPGDIKALNAEGILLPDRGQQTSTAFDRAMRPLLMASEQLVLVAPHTEVDGTEASPHPVWDVVGARLSSETEAKIVRAVPRGDLDQPTRSLRSAARARQDWTIDPLREVNWPDRISPSAIGRLLGCSFSWAVERVGRVRRNFPTRLPEGPLLFGRLAHEVLAEVLREAAAAPEKAVPDEAAFRAALLAGVIFDREATLRAASLCLPGAERDLAAARFAVVESAREITRLMGEAGAYPFAVETEVETPFDAGMTLRGTPDLVVGAAQGVVDYKWGGATGRRKEIENGDAYQLAAYSRMLSSGRDAKIPFAYFILTRQELLPGPGMPIGGAALEGPSPKDSWERVEDAVQQAREDLDGGRIVARYEAAASRPSWQSKKDEKRGLEISPPCQYCDLDAVCGRRFAQGGGS; from the coding sequence ATGAAAGTTGTATATGACCCTGCCTTTGATGGAGGTACCTGGCCAGGTCCGGTCCTGACGGACGGCGTTTCCGTCGGCGAGTTCCGGGTCGGGCCTCAAGGACTCTTGTCCCTGCTCGAGCTGCACCTGGGGCTTGGGGGGCGAACCACGGCCACCGCGGCCAGAGTGGCCGCAATCGCGGCTATGGTGGAGGACACCGAGGGCTTCTGGAGTGCTTCGGCCGACGCCGATCTTTTTGCCACGGCCCGGCGCCTGCTGGAGCAACGCGATCTCCTGCGTCTTGCCGGTTGGCAGGGCCAATCCTTCACCGATCGCCTCGGCGCGCTGGCGCAGGTCACCGATAGTGCTGCACCGGGGTGGCCGGATCGCATTGCCGCGGTTCTGGACCGACTGCGTGACCTGGGGGAATCGGTCGGCGCCATATGCGACGAGGTTGTGGTCCTGGAGCCCACTGACGACCAGCCCGGATTGTGGCAGGAATTGTTCGTCGCGCTGGGTGAGCATACCCGTGTGCGGCGAGAAACTCCCGCGAAGGCGGCGGCTACCGGAGACCTGAGCGCCGTGCGCGAGGGGACGGGGAACGTTGCCGTTGCCGGCGATGGCAGCGTTCAACTGGTGCGTGCCCACGGCCCGTTGCGCGCGGCAGACGATATCGCCGCGTGGTTGGCATCGCTGGGTCCGACAGAAATCGACCACACGTTGATCATCGGGGCCGATGCGACGCTGGATCGGGCGCTGGCACGACACGGCCTTCCTGTGGTGGGTGCTCCGTCGGATTCGTCCGACGTACCTCTGCTCCAGATCCTGCCGCTCGCGCTATCTCTGATTTGGGCGCCGGCGGACCCGCAACGTGCCCTGGAGTTGTTGAGCCTGCCGCAATCTCCCGTTCCCGGTGGCCTCAGACATCGGCTGGCCCGGGCCTTGGGTGAGTGGCCATCCACCCGCAGTGACGATTGGAAAACTGCGCTCGAACAGGGCCTCGCCGGAATCCCGGAGCCGCGACGCGAAAGGGTCGCGCGACGGATCGATGTTCTCTTTGGCGCCCGCACGGAACGCGATTCTGAATGTTCGCTCGAGGAAATCGAAAATCGAGTCGACGTGATCGCCGGGTGGGCACGAAGCCAGCTCGCATTCATGGAGCGCGGAGAGAAACTGGACGCGACACAAGAAGATTCTCCGCAACCTGATAATCTCCGTGCCGTGATTTCTTCGAGTGTGCCCGCCTGGGGTGCTCTCCTCGGTCAGTTGCGTATTTTTGGGGAACTACTGACCGCGACGAAAGCCAGCATGTTCTCCTCTGCCGAACTGGGCCGGCTCCTGTCGGCGGCGACCGCCGCAGTCTCGCTTCCGGCCGACAACCGGGCCGAATCCGGTTTCATTTCGGTCCGAGAGCCTGGTGCCGTCACCGCACCTGTGCGTCGAATCGTCTGGTGGCAGTGCACAGCATCGACCTGGTCGGAGCCGGCCCGTGCGGGTATTCCGCCCGGCGATATCAAGGCGTTGAACGCCGAAGGGATCCTTTTGCCGGACCGGGGCCAGCAGACGTCGACCGCTTTCGATCGCGCCATGCGCCCCCTTCTGATGGCCTCCGAACAGCTGGTGCTGGTTGCGCCGCACACCGAGGTTGACGGAACGGAGGCTTCCCCCCACCCGGTATGGGATGTCGTCGGGGCGCGACTCTCTTCCGAGACCGAGGCCAAAATCGTGCGAGCCGTCCCCCGAGGTGATCTCGATCAGCCGACACGCTCGTTGCGGAGCGCCGCGCGGGCACGTCAGGATTGGACAATCGATCCGTTGAGAGAGGTGAATTGGCCGGATCGGATTTCCCCAAGTGCAATTGGTCGCCTGCTCGGCTGCAGTTTTTCCTGGGCCGTGGAGAGAGTCGGAAGAGTCCGGCGGAATTTTCCAACCCGGCTACCCGAGGGCCCACTTCTGTTTGGTAGATTGGCTCACGAGGTGCTCGCTGAGGTTTTGCGCGAGGCAGCGGCCGCACCCGAAAAGGCGGTACCAGACGAGGCTGCCTTCCGTGCTGCCTTGCTTGCCGGCGTGATCTTCGATCGTGAGGCAACGCTGCGGGCAGCCTCCCTCTGTCTGCCCGGCGCGGAACGCGATCTCGCGGCGGCGAGATTCGCCGTGGTCGAAAGTGCCCGCGAAATCACGCGGCTGATGGGGGAGGCCGGGGCATATCCGTTCGCGGTCGAGACCGAAGTGGAGACGCCCTTTGATGCAGGAATGACTCTCAGAGGCACGCCTGACCTGGTGGTCGGTGCCGCGCAGGGAGTGGTCGATTATAAATGGGGCGGCGCAACGGGCCGGCGCAAAGAGATTGAGAACGGTGATGCCTATCAACTTGCTGCCTATTCCCGAATGCTCTCCTCGGGCCGTGACGCCAAAATCCCTTTCGCCTATTTCATACTCACTCGGCAGGAATTGCTGCCCGGACCCGGGATGCCGATCGGTGGGGCAGCTCTGGAGGGTCCCTCGCCGAAAGATTCATGGGAGAGAGTGGAGGACGCCGTGCAGCAGGCTCGGGAAGATTTGGATGGAGGTCGAATTGTGGCGCGCTATGAGGCCGCTGCAAGCCGTCCTTCCTGGCAGAGCAAAAAGGATGAAAAGCGAGGCCTCGAAATATCGCCGCCTTGCCAGTACTGCGATTTGGACGCCGTTTGCGGTCGTCGCTTCGCGCAGGGGGGTGGATCGTGA